Proteins encoded by one window of Flavobacterium sp. N502540:
- a CDS encoding T9SS-dependent choice-of-anchor J family protein → MPSVQSIPYKQNFDGLPAAADTYVDIPGFQGWTANGTNQNTAVWNTGLTGDRAFIKNSNSNINSGGIHNYDDKIGFLNSTSGDFAIGFAFSSLGSQTINVYYDAMIIRNLYDGGSNNRLQEMALQYRVGTTGAFTTLSPAYSNNSTTLQTTAAVITPLDLRTTRIKVTLPANCDNQQIVQIRWIARLISGSVGSRQSFAIDNIDINADHTAPVNEAGFPKATNISSTNFDFSDKLDEIGKTYYVLLPGGSTAPTAAQVKLGLDAGGLAALQSGSLNIVDKTLAYTKNFTGLSAATAYSVFSVSEDAYENIQGTVTKVDVTTTAVALPEITTTITALDLGTSETNFESGSKSYQIQASDLTSNLVVSVTSNFSISKDNISFGSSLTYAAADFASNASKTVYVRFNPNLLGAFTGQITHESTDAVAKHISLTGRGINPYVQNFDDPNVLSNSGWVQYNLEGTTNKWTYTNAARNINSGTGAVLMNGFSDSGASKDWLISPKLRLDTFDKLPLLSFYSRKFYAGPGLKLMVSTNYDGVSSPETATWTEIDGSFPTTTGTYTASQYIELTAYKTNSTYLAWVYETTAGGSNNASEWSFDDYAIANETGYVASNPVLDFGTVDQNTVSTSQSFAFKAKGYGDVTIKAPVGYQISLDNTLFQNSFTLSETDALAGKTLYARFIPTTKEFKIAGTLTVTGTLLNKQIGSLTGSSLPKAETYDVVTYNLEFFGAPTAAYGPSNKTLQLENVAKVMNKLDADVYVVQEVSSDAQIDALIQKISVNGKTFDKSISTSWSYSWDPNSDPSFPPQKLVVIYNTQTTSVKKTRVMFKDFYDELRAGTKTLNNYPGGSSSSFFSSGRLPYMVTIETNLNGIKKEINLVDLHARANSGSDISRYNMRKYDAQVLKDSLDVHYPNSNIMILGDYNDDVSKSVITPNPSSYESFVTDTANYKALTLEISQAGAFSFLSSGGFLDHIMISNELTDQYISGSTAVYDPRNDIASYTTTTSDHGPVIARFQLNSSNLSTIDFETKNGYAVQAYPNPTTDVVNVIVKTNTDKKLKLKFYDVSGHLLGNPVDINATQDVSTTAVSVSYLQTGIYFYTLTENNKIVYKGKIVKK, encoded by the coding sequence ATGCCTTCAGTGCAGTCCATTCCGTACAAACAAAATTTTGATGGTTTGCCAGCGGCTGCCGACACTTATGTTGATATTCCTGGTTTTCAGGGCTGGACCGCTAACGGGACAAATCAAAATACTGCCGTTTGGAATACAGGATTAACCGGAGATAGAGCATTTATAAAAAATAGTAATTCTAATATCAATTCGGGAGGTATCCATAATTATGATGATAAAATTGGTTTTTTGAATTCAACATCCGGAGATTTTGCAATTGGTTTTGCATTTTCAAGTTTAGGAAGCCAAACCATAAACGTGTATTACGATGCGATGATTATTCGTAATTTATATGACGGTGGAAGTAACAATCGTTTGCAAGAAATGGCATTGCAATATCGTGTCGGAACTACCGGTGCTTTTACCACTTTATCACCTGCATATTCAAACAACAGTACAACCTTACAGACTACAGCGGCAGTTATAACTCCATTAGACTTAAGAACTACACGTATTAAAGTAACATTACCTGCGAATTGTGATAATCAGCAAATAGTTCAAATAAGATGGATTGCCCGACTAATTTCCGGATCCGTAGGTTCACGTCAATCTTTTGCAATAGATAATATCGATATTAATGCGGATCATACTGCACCGGTAAACGAAGCAGGGTTCCCGAAGGCAACAAATATTTCGTCCACTAATTTTGATTTTTCAGATAAGTTAGATGAAATAGGAAAAACTTATTATGTGTTGCTTCCCGGCGGAAGTACTGCTCCAACTGCAGCTCAGGTAAAATTGGGCCTTGATGCTGGTGGCCTTGCAGCTCTGCAGTCAGGATCTTTAAATATTGTTGATAAAACTCTGGCTTATACTAAAAACTTTACAGGTTTATCAGCTGCAACGGCATATTCCGTATTCTCGGTTTCTGAAGATGCTTACGAAAATATTCAGGGTACGGTAACTAAAGTAGATGTAACGACAACGGCTGTTGCGTTGCCAGAGATAACTACAACGATAACTGCACTTGATTTAGGTACTTCTGAGACAAACTTTGAGTCCGGGTCTAAAAGCTATCAAATTCAGGCAAGTGATCTTACAAGCAATTTAGTAGTAAGTGTTACTTCAAATTTTTCAATTTCAAAAGATAATATATCATTTGGTTCATCGCTGACATATGCCGCAGCTGATTTTGCTTCAAATGCGTCCAAGACTGTTTATGTAAGGTTTAATCCAAATTTATTAGGTGCATTTACAGGTCAAATAACACATGAATCTACTGATGCTGTTGCGAAACATATATCATTGACAGGAAGAGGAATTAATCCGTATGTTCAAAATTTTGACGATCCTAATGTTTTATCTAACAGCGGATGGGTGCAGTATAATTTGGAAGGAACTACCAATAAATGGACTTATACCAATGCTGCCAGAAATATTAATTCTGGAACAGGAGCAGTTCTTATGAATGGATTTTCGGATAGTGGAGCAAGTAAAGATTGGTTAATTTCTCCAAAATTACGTTTAGATACATTTGACAAATTACCATTATTATCTTTTTATTCTCGTAAATTTTATGCGGGGCCTGGTTTAAAATTAATGGTCTCTACAAATTACGACGGTGTTAGCAGTCCGGAAACAGCGACTTGGACAGAAATTGATGGAAGTTTTCCAACTACAACAGGAACTTACACGGCATCTCAATATATAGAATTAACGGCTTATAAAACAAATAGTACTTATCTGGCGTGGGTGTACGAAACGACAGCAGGAGGATCCAACAATGCTTCAGAGTGGTCATTTGATGATTATGCAATTGCAAATGAAACGGGTTATGTAGCTTCAAATCCGGTTTTAGATTTTGGGACTGTAGATCAAAATACGGTTTCGACATCACAATCTTTTGCTTTTAAAGCTAAAGGATATGGAGACGTTACCATTAAGGCACCGGTTGGTTATCAAATATCTTTGGATAATACGTTATTCCAAAATAGTTTTACATTGTCAGAGACAGATGCTTTGGCAGGAAAAACACTTTATGCGAGATTCATACCTACTACAAAAGAATTTAAAATTGCCGGTACATTAACAGTAACAGGGACTTTGTTAAACAAACAAATTGGTTCTTTAACGGGGTCTTCTCTTCCAAAAGCAGAAACTTACGACGTGGTGACTTATAATTTGGAGTTTTTTGGTGCTCCAACTGCAGCTTACGGACCAAGTAATAAAACGTTACAATTGGAAAATGTAGCAAAAGTTATGAATAAACTTGATGCAGATGTATATGTAGTTCAGGAAGTTTCGAGCGATGCTCAGATCGATGCTTTGATTCAGAAAATAAGTGTGAATGGAAAAACATTCGATAAAAGTATTTCTACGTCATGGTCATATTCATGGGATCCTAATTCAGATCCAAGTTTTCCTCCACAAAAATTGGTCGTAATTTATAATACACAAACTACGTCAGTTAAGAAGACACGTGTTATGTTTAAAGATTTTTATGATGAATTACGTGCTGGTACCAAAACGTTGAATAATTATCCGGGAGGATCCAGCAGTAGTTTTTTCTCATCTGGTCGTCTGCCATATATGGTTACAATTGAAACTAACTTAAATGGAATTAAAAAAGAAATTAACCTGGTCGATCTTCATGCACGTGCTAATAGTGGTTCGGACATTTCTCGTTATAACATGCGTAAATATGATGCGCAGGTGTTGAAAGATAGTTTAGATGTTCATTACCCAAATTCTAATATAATGATTTTAGGAGATTATAATGACGATGTAAGTAAATCAGTTATTACACCAAATCCATCTTCTTACGAAAGTTTTGTTACAGATACAGCCAATTATAAAGCGTTGACTTTAGAAATTAGTCAGGCTGGGGCGTTTAGTTTTTTAAGTTCAGGCGGATTTTTAGATCATATTATGATTTCTAATGAGTTAACGGATCAATATATTTCAGGTTCTACTGCAGTATATGATCCTCGAAATGATATTGCAAGTTACACCACTACAACTTCAGACCACGGTCCGGTAATTGCTCGTTTTCAATTGAACTCTTCGAATCTGTCGACCATCGATTTTGAAACTAAAAACGGTTATGCGGTTCAGGCTTATCCTAATCCAACCACTGATGTGGTGAATGTGATTGTAAAAACCAATACAGATAAAAAACTGAAATTGAAGTTCTACGATGTTTCAGGTCATTTATTAGGGAATCCGGTTGATATTAATGCAACACAGGATGTAAGTACTACGGCTGTTTCGGTAAGTTATTTGCAAACGGGGATTTACTTTTATACGCTAACCGAGAATAATAAAATAGTTTATAAAGGGAAGATCGTTAAAAAGTAA
- a CDS encoding protease complex subunit PrcB family protein, with protein MKKLMLSLFIAFGFSACSLNNEDMNVVCGESEDLAFTGIPLLCNYSVKSLPTNPVAFLAASEERLNAYFTKKENSCPNATITPIDFTKEMIVGIFSGLRPTSGYQIKITSIVQNKCQILINYYEKEPAVGEVIAPGATYPSDFILIPKTTKTVLFNKVADNRDNVVIGSFSSQCTGADCQKFYQINDFNIQKFLNVKAGAYDFNQYRYTATTKKGDYTLFLKSVPAEILALKGQTKTYGSPDAADQGGVYFELRQGITVTKVTIDNNDTADQSADVKAFKKAIQDKITSLK; from the coding sequence ATGAAAAAATTAATGCTAAGCTTGTTTATAGCTTTTGGATTCAGTGCCTGCTCCCTAAATAATGAAGATATGAATGTAGTTTGCGGAGAAAGTGAAGACTTAGCTTTTACAGGAATTCCACTTTTATGCAACTATAGTGTTAAATCTTTACCTACCAATCCTGTCGCATTTCTAGCTGCTTCTGAAGAAAGATTGAATGCTTACTTCACCAAAAAAGAAAATTCTTGTCCAAATGCTACCATTACACCTATCGATTTTACCAAAGAAATGATTGTTGGTATTTTCTCAGGCCTTAGACCTACAAGTGGTTATCAAATTAAAATAACCAGCATTGTGCAAAACAAATGTCAAATTCTAATCAACTACTACGAGAAAGAGCCTGCAGTAGGTGAAGTTATTGCTCCGGGGGCAACATATCCGTCAGATTTCATTTTGATACCTAAAACGACTAAAACAGTACTATTCAATAAAGTAGCAGACAACCGTGACAATGTTGTAATCGGAAGTTTTAGCAGTCAATGTACAGGTGCCGATTGTCAAAAATTCTATCAGATCAACGATTTTAATATTCAAAAATTCTTAAACGTTAAGGCCGGTGCCTACGATTTCAATCAATACCGCTATACGGCAACAACAAAAAAGGGAGATTACACACTGTTCTTAAAATCGGTACCTGCTGAAATTTTAGCTTTAAAAGGACAAACTAAAACCTATGGCTCTCCGGACGCTGCAGATCAGGGAGGTGTATATTTTGAATTACGTCAGGGTATAACTGTTACGAAAGTTACGATCGACAACAATGATACTGCTGATCAAAGTGCTGACGTAAAAGCTTTTAAAAAGGCTATTCAGGATAAAATAACAAGTCTAAAATAA
- a CDS encoding MepB family protein codes for MILKNNWTDPESLPKDLIIAKEILYDCCDFDLTEPQPEAESNEYDAYRFRLNQKNICYRKAKITPTKTGQFVTLWKRNTTGIIEAFDFTDAIDLVIVSVRKNELFGQFVFPKPVLLEKGIFTTSTKEGKRATRVYPPWDETTSKQAQKTQQWQLNYFYFISPETNLKPFKTLF; via the coding sequence ATGATCCTCAAAAACAATTGGACTGATCCGGAGTCACTACCTAAAGATCTTATAATTGCCAAAGAAATACTTTACGATTGTTGCGATTTTGATCTCACTGAACCTCAACCGGAAGCTGAAAGCAATGAGTACGATGCTTACCGTTTTCGACTGAATCAGAAAAACATCTGTTACAGGAAAGCGAAAATCACGCCTACCAAAACAGGTCAGTTTGTAACTTTATGGAAACGCAATACAACGGGAATTATTGAGGCCTTTGATTTCACAGACGCTATTGACCTTGTGATTGTCAGTGTTCGAAAGAACGAACTCTTTGGGCAATTTGTTTTTCCTAAACCGGTTCTATTAGAGAAAGGTATTTTTACCACTTCGACAAAAGAAGGTAAAAGAGCCACAAGAGTATATCCTCCGTGGGATGAAACAACAAGTAAACAAGCTCAGAAAACGCAGCAATGGCAATTGAATTACTTTTACTTCATTTCGCCCGAAACAAATCTGAAACCATTCAAAACATTGTTTTAA
- a CDS encoding YceI family protein: MKKITLLILLFTAYSVMAQDKFFTSTGTINFEASVPFFEDVKAVNRQVTIIVEPKTSTLICTVFIKDFRFKLDLMQEHFNENYMESHRYPKAVFKGKIQKFDLKNIDEIEKEYQIKGKLSMKGKSREILVNALIKKVGDGIQIVSDFPILISDYNIEIPNRIAAKIAKTVNTELTGVIKSDDPVYLTLK, from the coding sequence ATGAAAAAAATTACATTACTTATTTTACTGTTTACAGCTTATTCCGTTATGGCTCAGGATAAATTTTTTACCAGTACGGGAACCATAAATTTTGAAGCATCAGTGCCCTTTTTCGAAGATGTAAAAGCTGTAAACAGACAGGTCACAATTATTGTTGAGCCCAAAACGAGTACTTTAATCTGTACCGTTTTTATTAAAGATTTTCGTTTTAAATTAGACCTGATGCAGGAACATTTTAATGAAAATTATATGGAAAGCCATCGTTATCCGAAAGCTGTTTTTAAAGGAAAAATTCAAAAATTTGATCTAAAAAACATAGACGAAATCGAAAAGGAATATCAAATTAAAGGAAAACTTTCGATGAAGGGAAAATCAAGAGAAATTCTGGTAAATGCACTCATTAAAAAAGTGGGTGACGGAATCCAGATCGTTTCCGATTTTCCAATTTTGATCTCTGATTATAATATCGAAATTCCGAACAGAATAGCCGCTAAGATTGCTAAAACGGTGAATACCGAATTAACGGGAGTAATTAAAAGTGATGATCCGGTATATCTAACGCTAAAATGA
- the rmuC gene encoding DNA recombination protein RmuC produces the protein MFEFLPYLLAFTAALFLGIYLGKTLFAARFQSEKVSLEERLSATTNQLQIQKEQFENERRNFEKQLHLSSSEKETIRTEKDSLAIQLSKKEVDFENLWERHKEQKNEVSELQEKFTKEFENLANKILEEKSAKFTEKNSENMKNILLPLQDKIQGFEKKVEQTHKESIDYHAALRQQILGLSEMNAQMSKETLNLTKALKGDSKMQGNWGELVLERVLEKSGLEKGREYEVQQSFTNAEGNRVLPDVVINLPDGKKMIVDSKVSLVAYEKWINEESEILKMDFLKEHVNSIKRHVEQLGSKNYHDLYQIESPDFVLLFIPIEPAFAIALNEDSTLYNKAFDRNIVIVTPTTLLATLRTIDSMWTNQKQQENAFEIARQAGALYDKFEGFVTDLVRIGNKIKDTKTEYENAMSKLVDGRGNLISSVEKLKKMGAKAKKSLPENIIARASNSDENQSLN, from the coding sequence ATGTTTGAATTTCTTCCGTATTTATTGGCCTTCACAGCTGCGTTATTTCTAGGGATATATTTAGGAAAGACGTTATTTGCTGCGCGATTTCAATCCGAAAAAGTCAGTCTGGAAGAAAGGCTGAGTGCCACCACAAATCAATTACAAATTCAGAAAGAGCAGTTTGAAAACGAAAGAAGAAATTTCGAAAAACAGCTTCATCTGAGCAGTTCTGAAAAAGAGACTATCCGAACCGAAAAAGACAGTCTCGCCATTCAGCTTTCTAAAAAAGAAGTCGATTTTGAAAACTTGTGGGAACGTCATAAAGAACAAAAGAATGAAGTAAGCGAACTTCAGGAGAAATTTACCAAAGAATTTGAAAACCTGGCGAATAAAATTCTGGAAGAGAAATCGGCAAAGTTTACGGAGAAGAATAGTGAAAATATGAAAAATATCCTGCTGCCTTTGCAGGATAAAATTCAGGGATTCGAAAAAAAGGTAGAGCAAACTCACAAAGAAAGTATTGATTATCATGCGGCTTTGCGTCAGCAGATTTTAGGATTGAGTGAAATGAATGCCCAAATGAGTAAAGAAACCCTGAATTTAACCAAGGCGTTGAAAGGCGACAGTAAAATGCAGGGAAACTGGGGCGAATTGGTTTTAGAACGTGTTTTAGAAAAATCCGGTTTAGAAAAGGGGAGAGAATACGAAGTACAGCAAAGTTTTACAAATGCTGAAGGAAACAGAGTTTTGCCCGATGTTGTAATCAATTTACCCGACGGTAAAAAGATGATCGTCGATTCGAAAGTTTCTTTGGTTGCTTATGAAAAATGGATCAATGAAGAATCTGAAATTCTTAAAATGGACTTCCTGAAAGAACATGTGAACTCTATTAAAAGACATGTCGAGCAGTTGGGAAGCAAAAATTATCATGATTTGTATCAAATCGAGAGTCCGGATTTTGTCTTATTGTTTATCCCCATTGAACCTGCTTTTGCGATTGCTTTAAACGAAGATTCGACCTTGTACAATAAAGCGTTTGATCGAAACATCGTTATTGTAACTCCTACAACCTTACTAGCGACTTTAAGAACTATTGATAGTATGTGGACCAATCAAAAACAACAGGAAAATGCCTTTGAAATTGCCAGACAGGCAGGAGCATTGTACGACAAATTTGAGGGATTTGTTACCGATTTGGTACGTATTGGAAATAAAATAAAAGACACAAAAACGGAATACGAAAATGCCATGAGCAAGTTGGTAGACGGAAGAGGAAATCTGATTTCAAGTGTCGAAAAATTAAAGAAAATGGGAGCGAAGGCTAAAAAATCGCTTCCCGAAAATATTATTGCCAGAGCTTCTAATTCAGATGAAAATCAATCTTTAAATTAA
- a CDS encoding acyl-CoA thioesterase, translating into MTADFKHVSSSKISISELMLPSHTNFSGKIHGGYILQLLDQIAFASASKFSGNYCVTASVDTVNFLKPIEVGELVTMKASVNYVGRSSMIVGIRVEAENIQTGAIKHCNSSYFTMVAKDNEGKSVPVPGLILSNLEEVRRFRKCIKQIESKKEVEEHARMTDVNSIEDLANLNQYNVLLEIH; encoded by the coding sequence ATGACTGCAGATTTCAAACACGTTTCTTCATCGAAAATAAGTATATCAGAATTAATGCTGCCTTCGCATACCAACTTTAGTGGAAAAATTCACGGAGGATATATTTTACAGCTGTTAGACCAGATTGCTTTTGCATCAGCCTCAAAATTTAGTGGCAACTATTGCGTGACCGCTTCTGTGGATACGGTAAACTTTTTAAAACCTATTGAGGTTGGAGAATTAGTAACCATGAAAGCATCGGTAAATTATGTGGGAAGAAGTTCTATGATTGTGGGAATTCGTGTCGAAGCTGAGAACATCCAGACGGGAGCCATCAAACATTGTAACTCGTCTTATTTTACCATGGTGGCAAAAGATAATGAGGGGAAAAGCGTGCCTGTTCCCGGACTTATTTTGTCTAATTTAGAAGAGGTGAGACGCTTTAGGAAATGCATCAAACAAATCGAATCTAAAAAAGAAGTAGAAGAACATGCAAGAATGACAGACGTTAATTCGATCGAAGATCTGGCAAATTTAAATCAGTATAATGTGCTTTTAGAAATTCATTAA
- a CDS encoding RNA polymerase sigma factor, producing MKDDLEKYIRLCIKNDREGQLKIYQLFSPVLYGICLKYMRNEDDAKDVFQEAFVIVFQKIGQYKFEGSFEGWLKRIFINKLIETLNKKKKESFFLDVFDPDTDFVEEEELDIAPVEQEKLLEYIRDLPDQYRTVFNLYVFEKLKHKEIAELLKISEGTSKSNLNRAKSILQKKIMSIKNFKIA from the coding sequence TTGAAAGACGATTTAGAAAAATACATACGCTTGTGCATCAAAAATGACAGAGAAGGACAACTGAAAATCTATCAGTTGTTCTCTCCTGTTTTATATGGTATATGCCTGAAGTATATGAGAAATGAAGACGATGCCAAAGATGTATTTCAGGAGGCTTTTGTTATCGTTTTTCAGAAAATCGGCCAATATAAATTTGAAGGAAGTTTTGAAGGCTGGCTCAAACGTATTTTCATTAATAAATTGATTGAAACCCTGAACAAGAAGAAAAAAGAAAGTTTCTTTTTGGATGTTTTTGATCCGGATACTGATTTTGTTGAAGAGGAGGAATTGGATATTGCTCCGGTCGAACAGGAGAAACTGCTGGAATACATCCGGGATCTACCAGATCAGTACCGCACCGTTTTCAACCTGTATGTTTTTGAAAAACTAAAGCATAAAGAAATAGCCGAACTTTTAAAAATCTCCGAAGGAACATCAAAATCAAATCTAAATCGGGCCAAAAGCATTTTGCAAAAAAAAATAATGAGCATAAAAAATTTTAAAATAGCATGA
- a CDS encoding copper resistance protein NlpE has translation MKKLFIFSALFSLLLSCNTKTTKENNTTNKETVTKTNNSFSKTAIYEGIIPCADCSGIQMTLKIYTDYSVSQNNKFELISVYQGKEPGNVFTQKGNFNTERGLDKDPDGTIYVLNWDQPEEKQLYYGYYSSNPEKIYLLDKDRKRIKSNLNYFLTLKK, from the coding sequence ATGAAAAAGTTATTTATCTTTTCGGCTCTATTTTCTCTGCTACTGTCCTGCAATACAAAAACAACTAAAGAAAACAACACTACAAACAAGGAAACGGTCACTAAAACCAACAACAGTTTCAGCAAAACAGCAATCTATGAAGGAATAATTCCGTGCGCTGATTGTAGCGGAATTCAAATGACCTTGAAAATCTACACCGATTATAGCGTTTCACAGAACAATAAATTTGAACTAATAAGTGTCTATCAGGGAAAAGAACCAGGAAATGTCTTTACCCAGAAAGGTAATTTTAATACCGAAAGAGGATTAGATAAAGATCCGGACGGTACAATTTATGTCTTAAACTGGGATCAGCCGGAGGAAAAACAACTGTACTATGGCTATTATAGTTCTAATCCTGAAAAGATCTATCTACTGGATAAAGACAGAAAAAGGATTAAATCTAATCTAAATTACTTTTTGACTTTAAAGAAATAA
- a CDS encoding VOC family protein, translating into MVKFGYTILYVEEVEKSVSFYENAFGFSRKFVTPEADYGELSTGETILSFASKELAAQNLKDGFIESKPEQKPFAIELGFITDNVEELVQKAISGGATLVKEPAQKPWGQVVAYVRDPDGFLIEICTPMQ; encoded by the coding sequence ATGGTAAAGTTTGGCTATACAATTTTATACGTTGAAGAAGTAGAAAAATCAGTTTCGTTTTATGAAAATGCATTTGGATTTTCAAGAAAATTTGTAACTCCGGAGGCGGATTATGGCGAATTGAGTACGGGAGAAACAATACTTTCGTTTGCTTCAAAAGAATTAGCAGCCCAAAATCTGAAAGACGGCTTTATCGAAAGTAAACCAGAGCAGAAACCTTTTGCCATAGAATTGGGTTTTATAACTGATAATGTTGAGGAACTAGTACAGAAAGCAATTTCAGGAGGAGCGACACTGGTCAAAGAACCTGCTCAGAAACCATGGGGACAAGTAGTGGCCTATGTACGTGACCCGGATGGGTTTTTAATTGAAATCTGTACACCAATGCAATAA
- a CDS encoding TetR family transcriptional regulator C-terminal domain-containing protein translates to MATKNKAITREDIVSKYMDEVLEKGQKPKSVYHFVKENGFTEAEFYAFFGTLEGLEKEIFRLFFANTVDLLHKNADYQEYDMKNKMLSFYYTFFEILTANRSYVLQALKIDRNPLKNFVQLTSLREAFKEYVSEILTDDYRLEQKKFQKFQEKALQESAWLQLMMTIKFWMEDSSAAFEKTDIFIEKSVNASFELMNVAPMNHLIDFGKFLFKEKIYSK, encoded by the coding sequence ATGGCAACTAAAAATAAGGCTATCACAAGAGAAGATATCGTTTCAAAATATATGGATGAAGTTTTAGAAAAGGGGCAAAAACCAAAATCGGTTTATCATTTTGTAAAAGAAAATGGTTTTACGGAAGCGGAGTTTTATGCTTTTTTTGGAACATTAGAAGGTTTAGAAAAAGAAATATTCAGACTGTTTTTTGCGAATACAGTTGATTTGCTGCACAAAAATGCAGATTATCAGGAGTATGATATGAAAAACAAGATGTTGAGTTTCTACTATACATTTTTTGAGATTTTAACGGCCAACAGAAGTTATGTCCTGCAAGCTCTAAAAATAGACAGAAATCCACTTAAAAATTTTGTACAACTGACTTCGCTTCGCGAGGCTTTTAAAGAATATGTTTCGGAAATATTGACTGATGATTACAGACTGGAACAGAAAAAATTTCAAAAATTTCAGGAAAAAGCCCTTCAGGAATCGGCCTGGCTGCAATTAATGATGACCATAAAATTCTGGATGGAGGATTCTTCCGCAGCATTCGAAAAGACAGATATCTTTATCGAAAAATCGGTTAATGCATCTTTCGAATTGATGAATGTAGCCCCAATGAATCATTTAATTGATTTTGGAAAATTTCTGTTTAAAGAAAAAATATACAGTAAGTAA
- a CDS encoding TIGR01777 family oxidoreductase, translating into MAKNVLLTGGTGFVGKQLTDLLTDSGFTVSILSRSARENTSLITYYKWNLKTNYINEEAILQADYIIHLAGEGIVEKRWTKRRKKVILESRVQPIDLIYSILKKNNKVPDAFISASAVGIYGAVTSSVICTEDTPPATDFLGVTCVEWEQATDKITSLGIRTAKIRTGIVLGRNEGFLKKLGPNFKAGFGAILGTGKQYLPWIHIDDLCQIYLKTLTDETIKGPYNACVTDNTTNLSFSKMLASLYGYKIWLPKVPALILKIVLGEMSEAVLKGQRVSSEKIQKTGFEFQFTDLEGALVNCLN; encoded by the coding sequence ATGGCAAAAAATGTTTTATTAACCGGAGGCACTGGATTTGTTGGAAAACAACTTACCGATTTACTCACTGACAGTGGTTTTACGGTATCGATTTTGAGCCGTAGCGCACGAGAAAACACCTCATTAATCACCTATTATAAATGGAACTTAAAAACGAATTATATCAACGAAGAAGCAATTCTTCAGGCTGATTATATTATCCATTTAGCAGGTGAAGGAATTGTAGAGAAGAGATGGACTAAAAGACGTAAAAAAGTCATTTTAGAAAGTCGTGTACAACCCATCGATCTTATTTATTCGATCTTAAAGAAAAACAATAAAGTTCCGGATGCTTTTATCTCGGCTTCGGCGGTTGGAATTTACGGAGCTGTTACCAGTTCTGTTATCTGTACGGAAGACACTCCCCCTGCAACCGATTTTTTAGGGGTAACCTGCGTTGAATGGGAACAGGCTACAGATAAAATTACTTCTTTAGGAATCCGGACTGCTAAAATCAGAACGGGGATTGTTTTGGGAAGAAATGAAGGTTTTCTAAAAAAACTGGGACCCAATTTCAAAGCCGGCTTCGGTGCCATTTTGGGTACAGGAAAACAATATCTTCCCTGGATTCATATTGATGATTTATGTCAGATTTATTTAAAAACACTTACTGATGAAACGATCAAAGGTCCGTACAATGCCTGCGTGACAGACAATACTACGAACCTTAGTTTTTCAAAAATGCTTGCCAGCTTATACGGTTATAAAATCTGGCTGCCAAAAGTACCCGCCTTAATTCTTAAAATTGTTTTAGGCGAAATGAGCGAGGCTGTCTTAAAAGGACAACGGGTTTCTTCTGAAAAAATACAAAAAACAGGATTTGAATTTCAATTTACCGATTTAGAAGGCGCGCTGGTCAACTGCCTTAATTAG